aacgcctagaagctaggcgctacactgtatagtgtggcacctatctctcaggcgctgcacactgacttaatAATTTTCGGATCACAAGGATGCGACGCTGCCCAGGTGTGTAGCGcatatctgtgaggcgttgcacagtgtagtgtgacgTCTTTATGTCGGGCGTCACATAAAAAGGTCAGCAGCGTGAAATAGTTTCATGGGTagtttattttgtgatttgatttcgtccataggtcaaatttgtcaattttgccaAACCGGAGGAGGTGACTATGAACATACCGGAGGAAAAGACGGTGCAAACAATGGAGGAGTCGTCGGCGACATGTGATTTGTACATGCTGGTTGAATGTGCATAATGTTTTGTATTTTATTCATGCAATTTTGTTTGAAAAATGTGTGCATGATGCTTTTGAAATGATATGAAACGTTTAATCCAAATGTGTGAACGAAAAGGAGAGAAAAAACATTTTGAAGGCCAAGACATTGTGACTCTGATTTTGTACATCGTCTCGCACACTCCCAAATTTGATAGAGCACGCTTCATATGTGTTTTAAAGAGTGCACATACGGCAACTCTGCTAGAGTTTTTGTAAGCTCCCTAGAAAGGGAGCAACACTCCTGCTCCTCAAATATACTAAGCTAGAAATCCTTGCAAAAGTCAAAAAACAACAACAATGAAGTGCCAGGCTAAAAAACTCTAAAATTTGAATGCACCAATGAAGAATTGTTTGGTTACACAATAGCGGGCTaatataatatactccctccgacccATATTAATTGTTGTTGATTTAGCACAAGCAATTATCTATATAAACCAAATCTACTATGGGCCAAAAGGCAGTCTTCACGCCGTGCTGGCTAAATCAGTCAATACCAAATCATGAACGGTATAGAAAACAAATGGGCGCACATCGCCATTTTATTCCAACATCTTAAAGCATATATTTCAGTACTACAACAGTAGATGATCAACATATCATGAACATTCTTTACATGCCTCAAAGGCTCAATCACAACTAAAGAGTAGCTTCTATTTCCAATCAAGCATGTCTAAGAGCCACAAGATCTCAGGCTCGGACCTTGCCGCATCACAAAAATCTAGTTCAATACCAAATACCTCTATAGAGTTTGTTCCTTTATACAGGAAAAGCAAGGACATCCAGGCCCGGATGTCTGATATGAAAGGGTGTCTGGGCGAAAACCTGAGATATTCATATGCCAACGCCCGTGCTGCATTGCTGTCAATGTAATCAAAACTCGACGTGTTGATTATGCAAGTCATCTTGTTGGTGTCCTTGCGGTGGGCAAGAACAGACACGGTGATGGCTGGCCCCATAGGGACTGTCAGCTTGGGTTTGACTTCCATCATCAAAATGCAGTCTGCGGCATTCAGATGTGCAACAAGTACATCTGGTATGCCGCCAGGTGTGTTCTGTAAACCTGCTCGAAGAATGCAGCCTGAAACTGCTTGAGAGAAGATTAGTGATCCCTCAAGCCACATGTCAATGTAAAACACCAGATCCTCAAAAGTGAGCTTAGGTACAGGAAGGTGCACTGTCTTCCGTGGCTTGGAGAACGTTAAATAGAGCTTTTGGAAGTTTGTGTCAGAAGGAGGCTGTTTGCAGATGGAAGGCCATTTCCGTGAGCAGATGCATTTCCAGAAGTAATCATCCTTTGCAATTTCGCACCATTGGCGGCATACAAGCATGCAAAAGACTAAGTCTTTACCATCCAGTAGAGGGAAAACAGCCTTCAGAACTTCACCAGGAAATCCATTTTCCATTCTCAATCACTGAACTGAAGGAAATGGAATGCCTCTACCCTCTAGGATCGAGGCTTCAGCTACAAACCAAAAAGTGAACCGGAAGTGCCTATTAATAAGAGATGGTTAAACAAATACTGATCAATTCATGCCCAGTCAAAAACTGAAGTAGCAAGACTACTGCTATCTTTTAATTCACTATAATCTGAATCTGCATGGATGATAAACGTAGAAGAGTATACCTAGACTAAGCAGAACATGGACCAATGGCTATTGCtagaacatactccctccgtcccacaatataagatcgttttgcaagctaaaacagcttgcaaaacgatcttacattatgggacggaaggGGTAGTCCATAAAGAAAATAGCTTCCATCTTCCAGATCAGTAATAATTTGGAAATGTGATGTCTGTTGGAGTTGGGTGTGTGAACTACACAAGAATGATAGAAGAAATAAATGATCAATTTGATTAACAAGCTTTCAAATAATACCGGCAGTAATGGAAACTATATTTGTTTCTGAGTCACAAACAAATGATCCAACCGATTACCACGAGTAGTTGCTATGATCAAACTGATTTGACACAATACCACGATAAGCATTCACCATGGtgtctaaatagctagcccccactaactatttctctcaacatgcaagcatgccacatcatcacacAACATGCATGAGAAAAGGTCCACCCCCACTACCATATGTCTtttaacatgcaagcatgccacttgATCGTGAAATATGCATGAAAAAAGACACATCTCAACATGCAAACGGACATGAGAATTTTCATTCTATTATGCTATTTATACATTTTACATTTATATAGTAATCAAACATAATAAATtatatgtatttttagttttagCCTTTTATATTATTGcttcaaatattcatgtttcatacaaTGAATCACACTGAAATGTGTTGCAtaatattcccgcaacaacgtgcggggtatcatctagtttactCAAAAGCACAAACCGAACCATGACACCCCAACTCTTTGTTGATAATGCATCATGTACATGTTGTTGATCTCCAACGCATTCATTTACCGTTAACCACTCCAATCTTTCTTGAGTGAAAGCCAATGGAAAGTATTGTAACTAGTACTGTACGTACTATATATACTAGCTGTACAAGTTTATGCTAAACTGATATATGATCCCAAAACATGAAAAATGAAACCTACAATTGATTGCCCCCAACAACCAGGGAGGTAATGAAACACCTAGCGTTCGGAAGGAGAAAAGATACTACCAACTTCTCAAATATACAACAGAAAAATCGAACGTTCAACGGAATTTTACTTGTGCCTACTAGCCACGGGGTCAGCGGTTGTCCGGATTCGGGGGTGATGCTGTGAACAAAAAATAAGGGGGTGTAGAGAAAGGGAAGTAAAGGAACCCACCGTGGCTAGGAAGAACCGTCGGTAAGGCGGCCCGCCGGCGTAGATCTGCAGAGACCGGTGAGGATGAAGGGGCGGTCGTCGATCTTGTAGCGATGGACGACGGGGTGGCAACGTCGGAAGATGGACGCGCAGGGGAAGAGAGGTCGCCGTCGCCGGAGAGATTCGCCCATAgacaaacaaggaaggagcaggatCGGTGTCTGGGAATGGGAGAGGAATGGGGACCCGGAGGTGCTCGGTGTCGGTCGGAGAAACCTGGGGTATCCCGAAGCCAGGCTGTCACATGTGGGTTGGGCCGTATGCGCCGATGGGTCAGATTTGTGTATCTAACGCGCCCGCCGCCCACACGTATCTGAAGCCCAAAAATCGAGTCGAGTCCTCCATTTGGAAGTTGGCATTGTCTAAAAAAAATGAAGTTGGCAGGCGCGTCATAACCGGCACAAGAATGGCATTGTCATTCCTTGCTCTCGGCTGCACCCAACAAGGCCCCCTTATCCTAAAAAAATGCTATTACTCCTGATTTTCTCCTCTATTTTTCCTCTTCGACGAAttaaaaatatactccctctgtaaactaatactcactccgttccaaaataagtgtctcaatcttagtacaactttgtactagagttagtataaagttgagacacttattttaggacggagggagtataagagcgtttagatctagtgatctaaacgctcttatattagtttatggagggagtattattgaAGATAAATAACAGATTTTAAACCTATATTATTGATAAAAAATGTCCagagattcaaaaaatgttcttgagttttaaaagttcatgaaatttaaaaaatgttcaggaatttattAAAAATTGGGATATTTTAAAATGtctgaatttcaaaaaaaatgttcacaaatttagaaaTAAACAcgaattttaaaatattcatggATTTATAAACAGGTAAAAGAAAGGAACCAAAATTAAAAAGTAAACAAACAAACGGAAAAAAAACCCTCCAAAAATCAGTAGAAGAGAAAAAAGCCCCGACAAACAAAAAAAAGGCTGCTGATGCGCTGGCTCAGATGCAAGAGATGGTGGAAGAAGAACAATTAGTTTCTAAGTAAACATGGAATAGTGAGTTGTGGGGCATACATCTTCACATTTGACGGTGCTTTGACATTAACAGTTGGAGCATCATAACAGTTCTTGTGATCATGGCAAAAGATCTCATGACTGATCATGATCCAGCGGCATGGGCTCAGTGCTATGATGCAAACGTATCAGTATTCAGTAAGCATGCCATCCACCTTGGCTGAACCATGAAGAATTGCCTCTTATATTACATATGGATGAGACAATAAATCAATGAGGGGCATTTTCCCCAAGAAGTGTTTACTTCCTTTACGGGCATAGCCTTTAGGATCGAACCATTATAAAATGTGAAGAAACTTACATGCATCATTCCCAAACCTGAATCAGGCTCTATGTAAATGAGCAATTGATGTCACTAATGAGCGAGTTCTGATCCAGCTAGACCACTATACACTCCGTTTTACAAAACCAATGCTGTCTCTTTAGACGCAGGTTAACTCCAGTCAATTTGTTGTATTTATGGGCCGTGTGGGGACAATAGCATATAAACTGGGCGTTCCAGCACGGGTTCATATTCACAATCTTTTTCATGCGAGTCTTCTGAAGTGCTTCCATGTTGATCCACCAGATGCGCCACCAGCATTAACGTTGATTTATCACGTTCAAATAATCCTGAGGCAAATGAAGTCTTGGGGCACGGTAGCAAGTGGTGTTCAGAAAATTTTGGTACAATAGGAAGAAAAGATCCAGGATTTTCAGCTCAAAcacgagctgcttgaggaggcggGGAGTAATGTCGTATGCACAAAAATAGTTCCAGATGTACATATTTGCAATCAAACTCCAAAAGTGGAATAGGTTCCAATTGAGTTACCTGCTATCTTCTTCCAGTGGTTCTGAACATTTTTCATGCACTTTTGCTCATCCAAATGGCCTATATGAAATTCGCTGGACAATTTTCTTCTGCAGAAGTGTGAACCATCATGTCATGTATTAGAAAATAGCATGGTGTCCAAAACAGCCAGGAGGATCTAGATACATGGAGAGGTGAATGAGAAGTTGCAGTGCGAACTTGAGCGACATTCACAAAACAGACAAACATGGCCCACTCAA
The window above is part of the Triticum aestivum cultivar Chinese Spring chromosome 2A, IWGSC CS RefSeq v2.1, whole genome shotgun sequence genome. Proteins encoded here:
- the LOC123189458 gene encoding F-box protein At5g39250; amino-acid sequence: MENGFPGEVLKAVFPLLDGKDLVFCMLVCRQWCEIAKDDYFWKCICSRKWPSICKQPPSDTNFQKLYLTFSKPRKTVHLPVPKLTFEDLVFYIDMWLEGSLIFSQAVSGCILRAGLQNTPGGIPDVLVAHLNAADCILMMEVKPKLTVPMGPAITVSVLAHRKDTNKMTCIINTSSFDYIDSNAARALAYEYLRFSPRHPFISDIRAWMSLLFLYKGTNSIEVFGIELDFCDAARSEPEILWLLDMLDWK